CTTGTAATGTGTAATAAAATAGTGACTTATGTGAAATGTGAATGAAGAGCATTTACAGAAAACTCTGGTGGTGTTTTTCATAAACAAAGTGAAAGTGTAGCTCTCATTCGGGCTGATGATAGGCGCTGATTGAAAGAAAGTAACCCGACGCGAGAGAGAAGGCGAGAGACAcccagaaagggggggggacgacCCTCCCTGTTGTTTTAACCCAGATGGAGCTCTGCAATACGGCCACCATGTGGACTCTCTCAAGAAGTGTGGCCGcggggatcggggggggggggggggcctggtgggccaatcagaggagacgTGGCCGTCCGAGGGGGAGGGTCCggggggagttgggggggggggcggcgggggagggTCCGGGAGTCGCCAGTCTGAGGAGGAAGGCAGAGAGAGTGAAGCATTGGACGTGTGTGAGCCGAGGAGGAGAGTCGAGGGGGCAGAGGAGCCACTTCTCCAGGAGACGCATGGACACGGGTTGGACTGTTGGTTTCGATCGTCCCGTCGTTTTTCAAACCAAGGGGTgagtttcattcattcacactaACGGATGTGAAAGGGTGCAAATATCATGTCTGGAGTCTGAATCACGAGCCGCAGGATGCGCCTTTGGAAAAACTGCAGCAATTCTCCCCTGAATGACGGACTTATTCCGTCTTTTATGACGCAAAGAGAATCAGATGGAGGTTTTGCCGCTAGTTGACATGGCGCCATGTGTGTTCTATCTTGGAGCGCAGGCAGGAAGAGCTTTCGTGGTCCTCCAATCGTCCCCTGCGTTCCCCTTCAGTAGCTGCAGGCGCTTCCCATTCTGACAGATCCCCACAGATCATGAGCTCCCTTTGTTTGGCTCCCATCAGGCGAGAGGCCTgcgaaatgaaagaaaactgttGGATGATATTCATCTGAAGGACCCTTGGGTTAAAAACTCCCCATCCGGCTCTGGACAAACGGTCTCCGTGGCGACGCGGCGCTGGATGGCGGGTGCGGATATTCGCGATTCCTTCAGAGGTTGAACCGTACGGACTTTGGTGGTCCCCTGACTTCTGTTGAGTCACATccaatggaggaaaaaaaaaaaatcccattggcCTTTTGATGTGGGGAAACGGGGCGATGCTACATTCCGTCATCACAGCAGAACTCTGTTTGAAGAATCGCCGTAACATTTGGAACAGACATTCATTTCCCCCCGAGGATGAATTATAATAACTCTGCTGATCCTCCGGCTTTTCTTCAGAACATCTTTTCAAAATTTGAATACTTTAGCTTAAGACCAAATACCTGCTGTACCTTCTGTCTATTAGCACGCTAACCCGGTCTACATGCTAAACACAGAGTGTTAGCATGGTTAGCATTATAATAGCACCCTGACAACAGCATAGAGCGGGAGGCGACACTATTATGTCATGCTATGTCATGCTATGTCATGCTATGCTAAGAGTCTCCCTCTGGCATCTGCAACAGACCATCGACCCCCTCCTGCATCATGGGCCTCGATATGAATGCAGCCTGCAGGGAAACCTCTGGGGTCCCACCGAGTGTGCATGCATGGGGGTCAGCGTTGGGGGTCAACGGGGTGGTGGGGGCAGCCCGAAGCTTGTAAACtaataacccccccctctccaatcCCTCCCACTCAGTATAAAAGGCATCATAAACCCCCCTTGCATGACTTCTTTATTTTGGGAAACCGACCCGTCTGTGTGGTACATCACTAGAACCAGACTCATTGTGGTTCTACTAAAccaagacacccccccaccctccccgacAAGCACGTGAAGCAAACACACCGGGGCGAGGTCAAAGGTTAGGTGTCCAGGTCTTCAAAGCTTCCCAGCTGTTTCAAATTGCGTCCTCTCCCAAGTGTTCTCCAGCAGTCAGGTAGGACTTCTGGAACTCAAcggtctttctgtgtgtgtgtgtgtgtgggggggggggtgtcgagtgtgtgtgggggggggttgagtttgAATATGTCCAATCAGCGAATGCGAGCCGGCATCTGTTCACTGTGAGGCAACGAGAACACTTTGTGATTCATGAAATTAGTTTTGGTTTCAAATCCACTGAGGCGGCTGTCTGTGCCTGttcctgatgatgtcatctctgttgagatgacatcatctgtcacacacacacacatacactgtaCTGTGAAACTTCATACAAAATGAGGCCGATAATCTGCAGTAAAACTCTCATTTAGGTCAATGACGGGACATTTTAAACAGAGGAAAAGacttaattatttaattatttatacgTCACAGAGTCTAAACCGAAGTCTAATCCTTCTTTGTGTCATGTTGAGGTCACCGAGGTCATCGGCAGACAGCCGACtcgacgagcccccccccccggcctgtttatctgtctgtctgcatcCACTTCTGCACGTCGTTGTGTCTTAGCTTTCACCCTTGCAACCTCCGTGGAAGAATaagccgggggggtgggggggggttgcaaatCCTGTAACGTAAACACGGCAAAGACAGAAGAGGACGCTTCAAACGAAAACATCCCCATTAAAACGTCTCCTGAAgatcccttcctcctcctccacacttTCCTCAATGTGCTTCGTGGAAAGCGGGagagcttctctttttttcttttctcatataCATGCATTCCatgttttaaacacacaaattgAAGCCTGTTGTTCTGTGTTGTCTCTTAGGCGTGTCTGATGTGACGCCAGCGGGCTCCGGGGGCACCACCTCACTACAATGTAGACGCCAAAAACAGACGACAGAACAAGGAGGGAGATAAGAAGCCACCGCGAGCAGAGAGAGGGACGCCGCGTGCTGTGAATCATTGACGTGGACCCGCTTGAGCCGCCCGGTGTCACCCgctcctccccctcaccccccccctcctcctcctgctcctcccgccccctcacacacacggaaagttctcaccccccccactccgcgTCTCTCGGCTCTCTCGGGCCTCCCCGCTCTCCAAGcgccatgtgccatgtcatcGTCACCTGCCGCTCCATGCTGTGGACCCTGCTGAGCATCGTGGCCGCCTTCGGCGAGCTCATCGCCTTCATGAGCACCGACTGGCTGGTCGGATTCCCCCGCACCCCCGACGCCGTCTTCGGCCCCCacggggcggcggcggccgggGAGGCCTACAGGCCGACGCTGGGCATCTACGGCCGCTGCGTGAAGCTGCCCCACCTGAAGCGCCGGGTGCTGTGCGGGCCGTACGCCATACACTTTGGGGAGATCGCCAGCGGGTTCTGGCAGGCCACCTCCATCTTCCTGGCGGCGGggatcctgctgctgtgtgccgTGGCGTTCATCTCCGTCTTCACCATGTGCTTCCAGAGCATCATGAAGAAGAGCATCTTCAACGTGTGCGGGCTGCTGCAGGGGATCGCAGGTGAGGGCACATCTCGTGCTATGTACGTTGGAGCGCCTGCTTCGGGTAAAGGGGTGGAAATCTAGCTCAGCTTTGAGTTTACTTCATCTGGTCAGGTGGTCAAACACCTTTGATCACTTTTCGATCCGGTCTATCCGACGTCCCTTTaagatttcagtttttttgttgagaaacTGCCACCCAAATGTTCAGCTGAAGCTCTTCTGACTCTCAACTGGGCCTTAAAACCGGTTGAAGTTGAAGGCGCCTGCGtatctgcgtgtttgtgtgcgaaaGGGTGTGCGTCCTTCTGGTTGTGGCCACTTTGACTCAGCGCGGTGAGCCGTGGAAGGGAGGAGGCCATGAGATCATGACCGCCGGTtccgcctcctcctgccccccacACACTGCAGCCCTCGGCTCTCGGGGTGGTgctggcggtggtggtggtggtgaggacatggccgtcctccccccccccacacacagctgtttatCTGGCGCAGGCTCAAGCAGAGAAAGGTGGGCGCCGAGCCGTGAAATCCCCACCGACCCGGGTGCCGATCCGAAGGCTGTCGCTGCTCCGTGGGCCTGGAACGACGTGATGTTTATTCAGGAcacaataaatgttcttttattatGTGCTGGTCGCAGATCGGACTGAGGCAGAGGTCAGGTTTCACCG
This region of Pungitius pungitius unplaced genomic scaffold, fPunPun2.1 scaffold_153, whole genome shotgun sequence genomic DNA includes:
- the LOC119226905 gene encoding LHFPL tetraspan subfamily member 2a protein gives rise to the protein MCHVIVTCRSMLWTLLSIVAAFGELIAFMSTDWLVGFPRTPDAVFGPHGAAAAGEAYRPTLGIYGRCVKLPHLKRRVLCGPYAIHFGEIASGFWQATSIFLAAGILLLCAVAFISVFTMCFQSIMKKSIFNVCGLLQGIAGEGTSRAMYVGAPASGKGVEI